In Silurus meridionalis isolate SWU-2019-XX chromosome 28, ASM1480568v1, whole genome shotgun sequence, the genomic window CTTTCAGGCTTAGGTCAAATTATACTTTGTATAACCATAACAAAATCTACTGGATATATGGAAGGATGTGGGGAATTGACAAAAGACAGTGTGCAATTTTTTGAGTGCAAACCTTTGAATCTTCCTGTGTTGCTCCTGTTCCTTCCTGTCCCAAATAATGCACATTAACCTAATCTGAATATTGTTACATattgaatattgtgtgtgtgtgtgtgtgtgtgtgtgtgtctatattatatatatatatatatatatgccctgtcatctaaaaatgtaaacatactaGTGTAAGTACACtagtatgtttacatttttagatgACAGGGCAgtaaaaatattcttgtaaatgttttaaagtaattatggtgttttaaattacataaatcatcaggacaccaaacggaacttttcctgtttccacacggacggttttaattgccggatgtgtgcattatagtagattttggtgcttgatatGAGACTTGGcatatcagtaaaacaaatgtttagtgattaaaaataattgtggCGAAATTTGTGTtacattgaaggttttaatgtctcctcttttatatttattaatatatatatttttaataaaaatggtcaaacagaaatgtgtgctgcattagTTGCGTATTAATTAAATGAGTGCCCTTATaataaatttgcgttaacgcatTTTGACATATtcgacatatatatatataaatataaattacttAGTACACTTTTATATTAATGAACTCTTTCTGATTTTATAAGTTGACTGACGGATGCTATTTTTAGGACAAAGCTAAGTACTGAGTATTGATATCTTTTCTAGCATGCACCTTTAAAAAGCAGATCAGTACTATTTTTAATCATCACTGTTAAGGCTTTCAGTTTAGGAAATGAATGATAACAGCATTAATGATTCACTTCATTCAGatcaacattatatataaataatttcatgGTGTCCTGGGAAAACCCATAGGAATTCTCAGTAGCTGGACTTAACAGCCAAACAACAAAGAtgagttgcatttttttttgctatttataaCATGCTCTGTCACATTGCATTtaagaaattataaatatatagttcAGAATGGTATCTGAACCCAGGAGATGCATGAGAATATCAtggtaaatacagtatatagacaaaagCTTGTTGATACCTAAGCATAAGacttgtatgtgctttttgaacatcttattccacatttcgtccacatttgctgttataataacatccgcttttctgggaagattttacactagattttgaatTGCACTTGTgaagaaaagtcaggtactgatgtaaatgaggtgaggaggcctgtggtgtggtcagtgtttcagttcatttcaaagatgttcaatagtgttgaagtcagagctctatagctggccactcaagatcttccactccaacacatgtaaagtaTGAAGCTGTCTTTATGCACAGGAAAACTGTCAAAATGGAATAGGTTTGTTTCTCCTAGTTTAACtaaagggaaaatataatgctaatgcatccaaagacatgtatgcctccaggtttgtggtatCAGCTCAGGAAAGAATCACGTATGGCTGAAAAATCAcatgtccgaatacttttgtccaaatagtgtatacTGTAATTGAAGGCAAGGCTAAGGATAGACAACTTTTCATGGGCATTTATAATGTttcataataaattaatttccaGTTTAAGTATATGTAAGGTAAATCAATCAAATGCAGGAGCTTTTAGACTagcagtgtggtggtgtgtcTGTGGAATTGACCCGAGATTGATATATGTGCAAAAGAGTACATTGTAGAACAATTCATAGAAGCCTGTCATTTTTCTAAACTTCACATAGTACAAGGTCATCATTAAGCCTGAGAAGGGTTTCCTCAGCTTTCTACCAAACTTTgcattatgatgatgatgatggatttgTTCATGTTCTCTGTATAAGAGTCAGGAGCAGGAGTCCAATGTCTCAAACCCCTTCCTAAGGCACAGGACACAAAGAGAGACACACCAGGTTGAAAGCATAGAAGCAGATCCGCATTAGGACCATGCAGTCACCTCTGCTCGAGTATATGGATGTCGGCTTGATGTACGTCCAGTCAAAGTTCCGAACGTGTAGTCCAGTGTGCTGACGGGAGTCGCTAAGTGCAACAAGACTGCGAGCCAGGCAGTACTTTGCAGCACAGTTCACTGCTTTTACAGAACGCACCGTGTCGAAGTGCATCAGGAAACAAGGGTCGTcctataagaaaaaaagaaaacaaaaaatggcGCAGATTGAAAGTCAAACCCATTAGCAATGTATTAGGTTTTATTACATCATACACTGCAAATAGATTCTACTTGCATcattttgaatgaaaaaaaaaaccacattgaACAACTTTTAACACCTAACCTACAATTTATTTAGTAACATGTTGgtctatttatatttcttaCATCATCCAAATGCCGTTTGACCACCAGCTGATAGTGAAAGCAGTGGGATTTAATCCACGCTTCATCTCTAATACGATCGATGCAGCGGCACTTTAGCCTGTCAAATTCGCTAACCTTCTTTCACCTGCTTAAACAGAACTTTAAGCACTACTACACTAATCATCTTATAGATAAACAGTCACAACTGTAACTCAACACATTGTTATCATATAACTGTGCTGCACACGCATTGATATGACAACAAACCTTAAACTAAACATTACTGAGAAGCTCCTGGTTTTAGGAGCTGACAGTGAAGCCTCCAGGTTATCACATGGGTGTGAGATCTGTCAAAGCAGTTTATATGCAGATCTTACCTTAAGGTCTGCATATAAACTAAAGCAATCCTTAGACAGAGCTTTTCATTCATccttggtattttttttatctgactAAATTTACAACTATggaatatcaaataaataaatatatataatatataaaataaatcatccTGTGATTAAGAGTCAAGAATGTCAAAAATCAAAAAGGAAAAGTCGAAATTCAATGAAGTCAAATTTGTGTTTGAGAAATTTAAATGGTGTTTTAGTCGTGTTttagttgtttgtgtgtttttttgtgagtAGTCTCAGCAGTGTTTGAGTTGTTTGAGCGATGTTTGATTTTTTGATGCAATGTTTGAGTTGCTGCCCGGTGTTTGAGTTGTTTGGAGCAGTGTTAGAGTTGTTGGTTTATTGTTTGAGTTATTAGAGCAGTGTTTGACTTTTTGGAGCAGTGCTTGAGTTGTTGGAGCGGCGTTTGAGTTGTTGGAACAGCATTTGAGTTGTTGGAGTAGTGTTTGAGTTGTTAGAGCggtgtttgatttttttgaGTGGTGTTTGAGTTGTTGGAGCAGTGTTTGAGTGGTTGAAGTGATGTTTCAGTGGTTTTAGCAGAGTTTGGGTTGTTGGAGCAGTGTTTGAGTTTTTGGAGTGTTGTTTAAGTGGTTGTAGCTGTGTTTTAATTGCTGAAGCTGTGTTTCAGTCGTTTGAATGCCCCTGATACATCTTGCATATCTTGCCACTAAGGTATTCACCAATACTTATGGCTGAAACATAAAAGCATCGGATTTAAGATGCCCAGTTTTCTTACCGTGTCAGGATCCCTCCCATCCAGAATGGTCAGTTCTTCAAGAGTCCACACCTCCGTTCTTATGTACTGATCTTCCAGTCCAAGACGCCGTGATTTCTTACTTTTGACAGGACGAAATTTCTCACATCGCACCACTGAGATCAGAACTTGTTTGCTCTTAGATTCTACAAACAGAAACATGCTAAATTTTAtccagatcttttttttcttcatgtaatcaattaaaattataaataggcTGGGAAGCAGGGTTGGGAAGAACATCATTAAACATGTTAGAAGAAAACCAAAAGGTACAGGTTCATATTTTTGattgattattaattatatgatAAGATTAGCGAAATCATGAAGCCTTAAAGCTGAACCCTTTTATGTAGAATCCTACAAATGAccttttttacaaacaaaataaatttgtattaaaaattatCAGAAGAGAcgtttataaatatttagaaaaataaaataaaataccagcatatactgcattttatatcaaaaatgtatattgagcattttttttagcatgtatAAAAGgctacagatatttgtgtcaaaGAAGAGAGACACTGAAATAACTTATAATTTCATtacaattctaaaaaaaaaattcacccaAATACAAATGTAACCATTTTAAGCCATATAAATTAAAGCCATACAAATTTATAAGACATAAGCCAGGTGTCTTACCGGACACACAGAGGAAATGCCGTCCACTTTGTTCCTCCTCAATCTCAATAAACACCACcagtttctgtttttctggTCTGAACAAGACACGCTGCATCTCTTCTTTTAACAGTGATGACATCTCCgagataaaaaggaaaataagcagcttttttattgaatatttaataattgaataaattggGAAAAGCCAAATTAGGCTTGCTCCAGGTTTGCATAGGATAACTGTGTGTCGTTATTGTCCTGCCTCTtgtgcctttctctctctctctctctctctctctctctctctctctctctccccacgtCTCCCCTTTGCCTGAGCTTCATAAGTTCTCAAGTAGCATCTTCCCCCTTAACTCTCCATTATAAAAGCAGCGATTAAAGACCAGTTGCTCTGAGACCACTCAGAATATTTTTTGCGGCGCTATCAACCATAAAGGCCCAATTTGTAGTCGATTTAGGAATGCATAATTTATGTCTATGAAATTCGTTCACACAAGTGCACACACCCACTCTTCCACTTCTTAAAAGTGTATACACACAAAAGCCAGAGGCATTTATTATTGTTGGGAAAAGATAATCAATAGCTTCCTGTGTGAAGATGTCAGATGCCACTGAACAGATGCCAAATAACCGAGTTTCAGCTGGAAACGGCGCTGGATTAGATTGGTCCTGTTTTGTGTAAGGAAAGACCCAGGGTAAAGTGCCACAGGAGATCCTTAGAGATTTGACCAAAGTggtttcactttatttaaaatggaagaaaagcactcacacacacacacacacacacacacacacacacacacacacacacacacacacacacacactattatatatCAACAAACAAGTAACCTCATAAGAAACAATGTTTGAATGATACATTATctgaacaaaattattgggacacctgacttttccagtcatacgCGTGTCCTCCACAACTAAGTTGGGGCAGACAATTGTattgaatgtctttggatgcagtagcattacatttttccgtcacttgaactaggagacctaaacatgttccagcatggcaatgcccctgccCACAAAACCAGCTTAATTAAGATATGCTTACATAAGTTGGAGTGAACATGGTTGGACCTGAAcattactgaacacttttgggatgaattggaacattaactgcacctcaggcctcctcacctacatcacgggtccataaagtgtatttttataaatctaACCTTTTAAAAGCAAATGCAAATAGGTGACATTAGTGATATACTTACTAAAATAATGCTCTTCATCCATCAATAAAGGACTAATAAATTGTtctaatttattcatttgtttgtatgtttttcattattattccagttatttatttccaaatgcataaaaaaacatgtcaGGATGACCATTCCTCAATCCGGGCTACATCACACTAGTGCCTAgttttttgttcgtttgtttgttagtttgcaatttttattgatgttttttgaTAAATTGCCTTGCTTAGTTTCCCAAAATATGAACACACTAGCCTCATTTAAATCATTGCCTCCATGTCCAGGCAGTTACTAAATATGAACAACATTGAATTTTTCCAGCAAGTGTCATATCGTCTCTGTATCTACTTCGGTTTTCTTCTACTTGTGTGAAAGTTGATCTCGTTTATGATGGAAGGAGAATTGAGGTATATAAAGGCCACTGTAACATATTTTCTGATTTGATATCTAACAGAAATATTGTTTGCTACAGTGagatttgagaaaaataataaatcactgtacaaaaaaacccccaacaattttattatatatatatatatatatatatatatatatatatatatatatatatatatatatatacatacatacatacaggtattttaataaatttgaatataattaaaaagttgatttattttagtgattcaatacaaaaagtgaaactcggaTATTCTatagatttatcacacacagactgatatagttcaagtgtttatttcttttaattttgatgattttggctcacatttaacaaaaacccaccaattcacatcacaaaaatgtttaatacttcataagaccaatcaaaaaaacattttaagtgaattgttggccttctgaaaaagtatgtttatttactgtactcAATATTacatgtactcaatacttggtaggggctccttttgctttaattactgcctcaattcagcatggcatggaggtgatcagtctgtggcactgctgaggaggtatggaagcccaggtttctttcacagtggccttcagctcatttgcattttttgggctcttgtctctcattttcctcttgacaataatgcatagattctctatggggttcaggtctggtgagtttaatggccagtcaagcacaatAACACCATgatcatttaaccaacttttggtgcttttggcagtgtggataatgaaatcagcatcttcaTAAATCTGGTCAGCAGGGGGAGGCATGAAGCGCTCAAAAAAACTTGCTGGTAGacagctgtgctgaccttggacttgatataacacagtggaccaacactagcagatgacacgactccccaaaccaccactgactgtgacAAGCAACACTGGTCTTACCCTCCATTTCCAGGGTGTCAGTGaacgtcttctggacaactgtcaagtcagcagtctttccccatgattgtgtagcctgaaccaaaCTTAGaaaccatttaaaggctcaggaaacctttgcaggtgtttggatttaattagctgaaTAGAGTGAGACAcaacgagtctccaatattaaactttttcataatttttatattttctgagATTGTGaattttgggggtttttttagCTGTAAGGCATAatcatcaaaaaaataaaaataaataaaaacttgaaatatatcagtgtgatgaatgtatataatatacaagtttcactttttgtattgaattactaaaataaatcaacttttaatgctattctaattt contains:
- the exoc1l gene encoding exocyst complex component 1-like, whose translation is MSSLLKEEMQRVLFRPEKQKLVVFIEIEEEQSGRHFLCVSESKSKQVLISVVRCEKFRPVKSKKSRRLGLEDQYIRTEVWTLEELTILDGRDPDTDDPCFLMHFDTVRSVKAVNCAAKYCLARSLVALSDSRQHTGLHVRNFDWTYIKPTSIYSSRGDCMVLMRICFYAFNLVCLSLCPVP